From Selenihalanaerobacter shriftii, the proteins below share one genomic window:
- a CDS encoding heme exporter protein CcmB gives MTFFKQVKALVWKDLKSEFRTKEMLSAMLIFAFLVIVIFSFAFDPTDKDLQQVFPGIIWVAFIFSGILGLNRSFVSEKKNNSIQGLMLCPADRSVIYFGKVITNLILMLIVEFISLPIFIILFDYRFSGSILKLVLVILLGTFGFVSIGTFLAALTANTRTSEVLLPIILFPVVVPLIIGAVESTEAIFIGKGISEILPWLKILGIYDLIFITVPFMLFEFLLEV, from the coding sequence ATGACTTTTTTTAAACAAGTAAAGGCATTGGTCTGGAAGGATTTAAAATCAGAATTTAGAACAAAAGAAATGTTAAGTGCTATGTTAATCTTTGCTTTTTTAGTTATAGTTATCTTTAGTTTTGCTTTTGATCCTACTGATAAAGATTTACAACAAGTCTTTCCAGGCATTATTTGGGTTGCATTTATATTCTCAGGAATCTTAGGACTGAACCGTTCATTTGTTTCAGAGAAAAAGAATAATAGTATTCAGGGCTTGATGTTATGTCCGGCTGACAGAAGTGTTATTTATTTTGGTAAAGTAATTACCAATTTAATTTTGATGTTAATTGTAGAATTTATTTCTTTACCAATCTTTATTATTCTGTTTGATTACAGATTCAGTGGGTCTATACTTAAGTTAGTTTTGGTTATTTTGTTAGGAACCTTTGGTTTTGTTTCTATTGGGACATTCTTGGCTGCTCTAACTGCTAATACTAGAACGAGTGAAGTATTACTACCAATTATTCTTTTTCCTGTAGTTGTACCTCTAATAATTGGTGCAGTAGAATCTACAGAAGCTATTTTTATTGGTAAGGGCATTAGTGAAATTTTACCCTGGTTAAAGATATTAGGAATTTATGATTTAATCTTTATTACTGTTCCATTTATGTTATTTGAGTTTTTGCTGGAGGTGTAA